One window from the genome of Glycine soja cultivar W05 chromosome 12, ASM419377v2, whole genome shotgun sequence encodes:
- the LOC114378902 gene encoding uncharacterized protein LOC114378902, protein MRNFSQDNWRWDLKWRRNLFDQESDLAVNFMEEISSIHIQRHVKDIMTWKVDPSGVYSTKSAYKLMITPSTPASELRSSTLLWKLKIPPKAAVFTWRLLKDRLPTRANLIRGNVIIQDTVCPLCGLEQEEVGHLFFNCKRIVGLWWESMTWVQAQGPLPTSAVDHFLQFCDGFGAHINHSSWCGWWVALTSTIWQHRNLLIFHEKPFHSSKVMEDALFLAWSWLKAREKGFNTSFNQWSSNISDSFG, encoded by the coding sequence ATGAGAAATTTCTCTCAAGATAACTGGAGATGGGACTTGAAATGGAGGAGGAATCTGTTTGATCAGGAAAGTGATCTAGCTGTCAATTTTATGGAAGAAATCAGCTCTATACATATTCAGAGGCATGTTAAGGACATCATGACTTGGAAAGTTGATCCTAGTGGTGTTTATTCCACAAAGTCAGCCTACAAATTAATGATAACCCCCTCTACTCCAGCCTCTGAACTGAGATCCTCAACATTACTATGGAAATTGAAAATTCCCCCAAAAGCTGCAGTTTTCACTTGGAGGCTTCTTAAAGATAGGCTCCCTACTAGAGCTAATCTCATAAGAGGAAATGTGATCATCCAAGACACTGTTTGTCCCCTCTGTGGCCTAGAACAGGAGGAGGTGGGCCATCTATTTTTTAACTGTAAGAGGATAGTAGGCCTGTGGTGGGAGTCGATGACATGGGTACAGGCTCAGGGACCTCTCCCAACTTCTGCAGTGGATCATTTTCTACAATTCTGTGATGGATTTGGAGCACACATAAACCATAGTTCATGGTGTGGATGGTGGGTTGCTCTAACCAGTACCATATGGCAGCATAGGAATCTCCTCATTTTCCATGAAAAACCATTTCACTCATCTAAAGTCATGGAAGATGCTTTGTTCTTAGCTTGGTCTTGGTTAAAAGCTAGAGAAAAAGGCTTTAACACTAGTTTTAACCAAT